In Desulfovibrio sp. 86, the following proteins share a genomic window:
- a CDS encoding cupin domain-containing protein produces MEKNLFHEFETGMLAESGKQMDIGLCPWNEHKDFAGVSLKNIVTPAQTAGLFTCHLVRIKPNHKIGMHTHPNSIELHEIIRGSGTCQTETGEIHYIPGVMAIIPRDEQHEVRAGEEGLYLFAKFITVPA; encoded by the coding sequence ATGGAAAAGAATTTATTTCATGAGTTTGAAACAGGAATGCTGGCTGAATCCGGAAAGCAGATGGATATCGGCCTTTGCCCCTGGAACGAGCACAAAGATTTTGCCGGAGTATCCTTAAAAAACATTGTGACACCGGCACAAACGGCTGGCTTGTTCACGTGTCATCTTGTGCGCATCAAGCCGAACCATAAAATCGGGATGCACACGCATCCCAACAGCATCGAACTGCACGAGATTATCAGGGGAAGCGGAACCTGCCAGACAGAGACGGGGGAAATTCATTACATCCCTGGCGTGATGGCCATTATTCCCAGGGATGAGCAACACGAAGTGAGAGCTGGCGAAGAAGGGCTCTACCTTTTTGCCAAATTCATCACAGTCCCAGCCTGA
- a CDS encoding DNA polymerase IV, which produces MIIHIDMDAFFASVEQMDDPDLRGKPVIVGGSSDRGVVSTCSYEARAFGVHSAMPMVVARRLCPQAIIVRGRYPRYSELSHAIMDALRDFSPLVEPASVDEAYVDATGLERLFGPLEELVAAIKARIEEVTGGLTCSVGAAPVKFLAKICSEVNKPDGVFILYPEDVDAFLCALPVGKIPGVGKRMVQSLQDLGIKTVGQLRRFSPEVMERRFGKWGAVLYERVHGRDSRKVETERAAKSESAECTFAQDTRDRTFLQRMLMAHAERVGASLRRHGYKGRTITLKVKFCDFKQITRSRTLEEPVNATETIFETGCRLLAELPLPQPVRLIGLGVSGFDAPANQLFLPGAGKAAGQNLDPQVEAKRQKLDAALDNLREKFGRQAVQRGRLFTLARQEDAPERVNNGKGDGVEKKPEKGGKPSP; this is translated from the coding sequence ATGATTATTCATATTGATATGGACGCCTTCTTCGCTTCGGTGGAGCAAATGGACGACCCCGACCTGCGGGGCAAGCCCGTCATTGTGGGCGGCAGCAGCGACAGGGGCGTGGTTTCCACCTGTTCCTACGAGGCGCGGGCCTTTGGCGTGCATTCGGCCATGCCTATGGTGGTGGCGCGGCGGCTGTGCCCGCAGGCAATCATCGTGCGCGGGCGCTACCCGCGATACAGCGAACTCTCCCACGCCATCATGGACGCCCTGCGGGATTTCTCCCCCCTTGTGGAGCCAGCCAGCGTGGACGAGGCCTATGTGGACGCCACAGGCCTTGAGCGGCTTTTTGGCCCGCTGGAAGAACTGGTGGCAGCCATTAAGGCCCGTATCGAGGAAGTCACGGGCGGCCTGACCTGCTCGGTGGGCGCGGCTCCGGTAAAATTTCTGGCCAAGATATGCTCTGAGGTGAACAAGCCTGACGGCGTGTTCATACTGTACCCCGAAGACGTGGACGCCTTTTTGTGCGCCCTGCCCGTGGGCAAGATTCCCGGAGTCGGCAAGCGCATGGTGCAGAGCCTGCAAGACCTTGGCATCAAAACCGTGGGGCAGTTGCGCCGTTTCAGCCCGGAAGTTATGGAACGTCGCTTCGGCAAATGGGGCGCTGTGCTCTATGAGCGCGTTCACGGGCGCGACAGCCGCAAGGTGGAGACCGAGCGCGCCGCCAAGAGCGAAAGCGCGGAATGCACCTTTGCGCAGGACACGCGGGACAGGACGTTCCTGCAGCGCATGCTCATGGCCCATGCCGAGCGCGTGGGGGCCTCCCTGCGCAGGCACGGCTACAAGGGCCGCACCATTACCCTCAAGGTGAAGTTCTGCGATTTCAAGCAGATCACGCGCTCGCGCACGCTGGAAGAACCCGTCAACGCCACGGAAACCATATTCGAGACAGGATGCCGCCTGCTGGCCGAACTGCCCCTGCCGCAGCCGGTGCGCCTCATCGGGCTTGGCGTGTCGGGCTTTGACGCGCCCGCCAACCAGCTTTTTCTGCCGGGCGCGGGCAAGGCCGCCGGGCAGAACCTTGACCCGCAGGTTGAGGCCAAAAGACAAAAACTGGACGCCGCTCTGGACAACCTGCGCGAAAAATTCGGCAGACAGGCCGTGCAGCGGGGCCGCCTCTTTACCCTTGCCCGTCAGGAAGACGCGCCGGAGCGCGTGAATAACGGCAAGGGCGACGGGGTGGAGAAAAAACCCGAAAAAGGCGGCAAGCCATCGCCATAA
- a CDS encoding cation:proton antiporter domain-containing protein, translating to MVLGFITQKLRLSPLVGYLLAGILVGPYSPGFEADASTAAQCAEIGVILLMFGVGLHFHLKDLLAVGTIALSGAAVQISAATLASMVLLHYFFGFSLMSSAIFGMAISVASTVVLTRVLTDNHQLHTHTGHVALGWLVVEDIFTILLLVLLPAVLSPGGEFWSALGFTLLKLAGLTAFTLIVGQKLIPLFLGYVARTGTRDLFTLAVIALALGIAVAAAYVFDASMALGAFLAGMVVGQSEFSARAAAEALPLRDAFAVLFFVSVGMLFDPVALLTDWPLMLVTLFVIMVVKPLGALVMTTLFRKPLRLGLAVSASLSQIGEFSFILAAMGISLGIFDARVNNAIIPAAMISITLNPLIFRKLESVARWIEGKRKNGAPAESPPVTTADDGKPHVVIIGYGPVGRSCCSILRESGITPVVVEMNIDTVRKERGKGLPIIHGDASQAEVLREAGLERAEALLLTTPSIPASDVAAIASAVNPDVRILVHTSFARDARKLRQQGVTAVFSGEREVALGMSEYLLRYLGSPEAFVQTELERVRLKLD from the coding sequence ATGGTCCTGGGCTTCATCACCCAGAAGCTGCGCCTTTCGCCGCTTGTGGGCTATCTGCTGGCAGGCATTCTGGTGGGGCCGTATTCGCCCGGATTCGAGGCCGACGCCTCCACGGCGGCCCAATGCGCTGAAATCGGCGTCATTTTGCTCATGTTCGGCGTGGGCCTGCACTTTCACCTCAAGGATCTTCTGGCCGTGGGGACCATAGCCCTCAGCGGCGCTGCCGTGCAGATTTCCGCCGCCACCCTGGCCAGTATGGTCTTGCTGCACTATTTCTTCGGCTTTTCCCTGATGTCCTCGGCCATCTTCGGCATGGCCATATCCGTGGCAAGCACCGTGGTGCTCACCCGCGTTCTCACCGACAATCACCAGCTCCACACCCATACGGGGCACGTGGCCCTGGGCTGGCTGGTGGTGGAGGACATCTTCACCATCCTGCTGCTGGTGCTGCTGCCCGCCGTGCTCAGCCCCGGCGGCGAATTCTGGAGCGCCCTTGGCTTCACCCTGCTCAAACTGGCCGGGCTTACGGCCTTTACCCTCATTGTGGGGCAGAAGCTTATCCCCCTGTTTCTGGGCTATGTGGCCCGCACGGGCACGCGCGACCTCTTTACCCTGGCCGTCATAGCCCTGGCCCTCGGCATCGCCGTGGCGGCCGCCTACGTCTTTGACGCCAGCATGGCCCTGGGGGCTTTTCTGGCGGGCATGGTGGTGGGACAGTCCGAGTTCAGCGCGCGCGCCGCCGCAGAGGCCCTGCCCCTGCGCGACGCCTTTGCGGTGCTCTTTTTCGTTTCAGTGGGCATGCTCTTTGATCCCGTGGCCCTGCTTACGGACTGGCCCCTCATGCTCGTAACTCTCTTTGTCATCATGGTGGTCAAGCCTCTGGGCGCGCTGGTCATGACCACCCTGTTTCGCAAGCCCTTGCGGCTGGGCCTGGCTGTTTCGGCCTCGCTCTCGCAGATCGGCGAATTTTCCTTTATTCTCGCTGCCATGGGCATCAGCCTCGGCATTTTTGACGCCAGGGTCAACAATGCCATCATTCCGGCGGCCATGATTTCCATTACGCTGAACCCCTTGATTTTCCGCAAGCTTGAAAGCGTGGCGCGCTGGATCGAGGGTAAACGCAAAAACGGCGCACCCGCAGAAAGCCCGCCCGTCACAACAGCGGATGACGGCAAGCCCCATGTTGTGATCATCGGTTACGGCCCCGTGGGCCGGAGCTGTTGCAGCATTTTGCGCGAGAGCGGCATCACGCCCGTGGTGGTGGAAATGAACATCGACACCGTGCGCAAGGAACGCGGCAAGGGCCTGCCCATCATTCACGGCGACGCCAGCCAGGCCGAGGTGCTGCGCGAGGCCGGCCTTGAAAGGGCCGAAGCCCTGCTTTTGACCACGCCCAGCATACCGGCCTCGGATGTGGCGGCCATTGCCAGCGCCGTCAACCCCGATGTGCGCATCCTTGTGCACACGTCCTTTGCGCGCGACGCGCGCAAGCTGCGCCAGCAGGGCGTTACCGCCGTGTTCAGCGGCGAACGCGAAGTGGCGCTGGGCATGTCCGAATATCTGCTGCGCTACCTTGGTTCGCCGGAAGCCTTTGTGCAGACGGAGCTTGAAAGGGTTCGCCTCAAGCTGGACTAA
- a CDS encoding secondary thiamine-phosphate synthase enzyme YjbQ, which produces MLSLEFETTSRSDMRDITSQLRSVVRRNAIEKGWRNGVLALFCPHTTCGLTINEGADPDVRRDMLAFFNGLVPRLGDYHHAEGNSDAHIKATLHGPSLTLFVENGELCLGTWQSVYLCEGDGPRRRNIWLQWLAGQEE; this is translated from the coding sequence GTGCTCAGTCTGGAATTTGAGACCACAAGCCGCAGCGACATGCGCGACATAACCTCGCAACTGCGTAGCGTGGTGCGCCGCAACGCCATTGAAAAAGGCTGGCGCAACGGCGTGCTGGCGCTCTTCTGCCCGCATACGACCTGCGGCCTCACCATCAACGAAGGGGCAGACCCCGACGTGCGCCGCGACATGCTGGCCTTCTTCAACGGGCTTGTTCCCCGTCTTGGCGACTATCACCACGCCGAAGGCAACAGCGACGCCCACATCAAGGCCACCCTGCACGGCCCCTCACTGACCCTTTTTGTGGAAAACGGCGAACTCTGCCTCGGCACGTGGCAGTCCGTCTATCTGTGCGAAGGCGACGGCCCGCGCCGCCGCAACATCTGGCTGCAATGGCTGGCCGGCCAGGAGGAGTAA
- a CDS encoding ATP-grasp domain-containing protein — MIILDQPYVSPELLAYTAARQEPVLDNYMARACSTELKMQGRQALNLVPEDRFAAMLRGQGQDYDHGQNQIQGQAHGQAQGAAVPPRLYTCSENSLAWVTEHCSPALAEAIAKLKNKALTRELLRPLDPDYYYRRLSLAEMQALPFEALCTPCVLKPAVGFFSLGVYRIGNAQDWHAAKSAIAAEAERWAAQYPQSVVDGNDWLLEEYIDGDEYAVDVYFDQDGQAVVCNILRHEFTGDDDVSDRLYYTSASIIHERLAGFEDWFNRVNALLGLRNFPAHVELRRHASGRILPIEFNPLRFAGWCSTDVSLFAWGFHSYGCFLEGAKPDWNSILKGREGKLYTLMALGKPANCPPIRDFDYEALAQRFAKVLCLRRNDYTRYGLFGFLFTETPENRREELDSIVQSDLLEFALI; from the coding sequence ATGATCATTCTCGACCAACCCTATGTTTCGCCGGAGCTGCTGGCCTACACGGCAGCCCGGCAGGAACCGGTACTCGACAACTACATGGCGCGGGCCTGTTCCACAGAACTGAAAATGCAGGGCAGGCAGGCGCTCAACCTCGTGCCCGAAGACCGTTTTGCCGCCATGCTGCGCGGACAGGGCCAGGATTATGACCACGGTCAGAACCAGATTCAGGGCCAGGCTCACGGTCAGGCTCAGGGCGCGGCAGTCCCCCCCCGCCTGTACACCTGCTCCGAAAATTCCCTGGCCTGGGTGACGGAGCACTGCTCCCCTGCCCTGGCCGAGGCCATTGCCAAGCTCAAGAACAAGGCGCTTACCCGCGAACTGCTGCGCCCGCTGGACCCGGACTATTACTACCGCCGCCTCAGCCTTGCAGAAATGCAGGCCCTGCCCTTCGAAGCCCTGTGCACCCCCTGCGTGCTCAAGCCCGCCGTGGGATTTTTCAGCCTTGGGGTCTACCGCATCGGCAACGCCCAGGACTGGCATGCCGCCAAAAGCGCCATTGCCGCAGAAGCGGAGCGCTGGGCCGCGCAGTACCCGCAATCGGTGGTTGACGGCAACGACTGGCTGCTGGAAGAATATATTGATGGCGATGAATACGCCGTGGATGTATACTTTGACCAGGACGGACAGGCCGTGGTCTGCAATATCCTGCGGCACGAGTTCACCGGCGACGACGACGTGAGCGATCGCCTCTACTACACCAGCGCGAGCATCATCCACGAACGTCTGGCGGGATTTGAGGACTGGTTCAACAGGGTCAACGCCCTGCTGGGCCTGCGCAACTTTCCGGCGCACGTGGAACTGCGCCGCCACGCGTCCGGGCGCATCCTGCCCATCGAGTTCAACCCCCTGCGCTTTGCCGGCTGGTGCAGTACGGACGTCAGCCTTTTCGCCTGGGGCTTCCATTCCTACGGCTGCTTTCTTGAAGGCGCGAAACCGGACTGGAACAGCATCCTCAAAGGCAGGGAAGGCAAGCTGTATACCCTCATGGCGCTGGGCAAGCCCGCCAACTGCCCGCCCATACGCGACTTTGACTACGAGGCTCTGGCGCAACGATTTGCAAAGGTGCTCTGCCTGCGCCGCAACGACTATACCCGGTATGGCCTGTTCGGCTTTCTGTTTACCGAAACTCCCGAAAACCGGCGGGAAGAGCTGGACAGCATCGTCCAGTCCGACCTGCTGGAATTTGCCCTAATCTGA
- a CDS encoding homoserine dehydrogenase: MTKNSDKPLVVGLAGFGTVGGGLVRLIEENADLIRRRSGRDILLKKVLVRNAKKARSIPLPDGAELTTNPRDLTDDPEIDVLVELMGGIDHARDLIDRALDQGKHIVTANKALLAEEGLALFQKADRKKRILRYEASVAGAVPIVEALKESLTGNRIQSLMGILNGTSNYILSEMTSNGLDFDVALKQAQHLGYAEADPTLDIDGHDAAHKLILLIRLAYGVHYPYTALSVRGIRGLSALDIRLAREFGYRIKLIGQVRQAPCPEEKAGAKDCGDGPVRLEAGVFPALVYHKYLLARVGGAYNAVRVDANASGPLFFHGRGAGDMPTAGAVLADLLAVARDERPNNTGFVSKELPKAAIVPPEEWRSCYYVRVMVQDAPGVLRDLSGCMAAEGISMAQVIQKSDEGQGVPLVFMTHETTAQAMSDALQRTLDAGLLKEPAVYFRVLGGE, translated from the coding sequence ATGACCAAGAACAGCGACAAGCCACTGGTAGTGGGCCTGGCCGGATTCGGCACAGTGGGCGGCGGCCTGGTACGCCTGATCGAGGAAAACGCGGATCTCATCCGCCGCCGCTCCGGTCGGGACATCCTGCTCAAGAAGGTTCTGGTGCGCAATGCCAAGAAGGCGCGCAGCATCCCCCTGCCCGATGGGGCGGAACTGACCACCAATCCCCGCGACCTTACGGACGATCCCGAAATCGACGTGCTGGTGGAGCTTATGGGCGGCATTGACCATGCCCGTGACCTCATTGACCGCGCTCTTGACCAGGGCAAGCACATTGTCACCGCCAACAAGGCCCTGCTGGCCGAGGAAGGCCTTGCGCTGTTCCAGAAGGCTGACCGCAAGAAGCGCATCCTGCGCTACGAGGCCAGCGTGGCCGGAGCCGTGCCCATTGTGGAAGCCCTCAAGGAAAGCCTCACGGGCAACCGCATCCAGTCCCTCATGGGCATTCTCAACGGCACGAGCAACTATATCCTGTCCGAAATGACCTCCAACGGTCTGGATTTTGACGTGGCCCTCAAGCAGGCCCAGCACCTGGGCTACGCCGAGGCCGATCCCACCCTGGACATCGACGGGCACGACGCGGCGCACAAGCTCATTTTGCTCATCCGCCTGGCCTACGGGGTGCACTATCCCTACACGGCCCTCTCTGTGCGCGGCATCCGTGGCCTTTCGGCCCTGGACATCCGGCTGGCCCGCGAATTCGGCTACCGCATCAAGCTCATCGGCCAGGTGCGCCAGGCGCCCTGTCCCGAAGAAAAGGCCGGCGCCAAGGACTGCGGCGACGGGCCGGTACGCCTCGAAGCCGGGGTTTTTCCCGCCCTTGTCTACCACAAATATCTGCTGGCGCGCGTGGGCGGCGCATACAATGCCGTACGCGTGGACGCCAACGCCTCCGGCCCGCTCTTCTTCCACGGGCGCGGCGCGGGCGACATGCCCACCGCCGGGGCCGTGCTGGCCGACCTGCTGGCCGTCGCTCGCGATGAACGCCCCAACAACACCGGCTTTGTGAGCAAGGAACTGCCCAAGGCCGCCATTGTGCCGCCCGAGGAATGGCGCTCGTGCTACTACGTGCGCGTGATGGTGCAGGACGCCCCCGGCGTGCTGCGCGACCTTTCGGGCTGCATGGCCGCCGAGGGCATCAGCATGGCCCAGGTCATCCAGAAATCCGACGAAGGTCAGGGCGTGCCCCTGGTCTTCATGACGCACGAAACAACGGCCCAGGCCATGAGCGACGCCCTGCAGCGCACGCTTGACGCTGGCCTGCTCAAGGAACCCGCGGTGTACTTCCGCGTGCTGGGCGGCGAATGA
- a CDS encoding aminotransferase class I/II-fold pyridoxal phosphate-dependent enzyme — MEEFSRIRRLPPYVFAVVGDLKMRLRRQNIDIVDFSMGNPDIPTPAPIVEKLAEAALKPVNHRYSLSRGIPNLRKAVCDRYKRHFDVDLDPESEAIVTMGSKEGLAHLSLAMLEPGDVVLAPDPTYPIHKYAPIIAGADVRSVPIGPGRDFFEDLETATRQAWPKPKLLFLCYPHNPTTEVTDLAFFEKIVEFAKANNIWVIHDLAYADLVFDGYKAPSFLQAKGAKDVGVEFYTLSKSYSMPGWRVGFCMGNKHLIHALGRIKSYLDYGIFQPVQIAATVALNGPEDCVQNICDVYRERRDRLIDGLNRIGWEVPSPKATMFVWARIPEAFRKMGSVEFSKLLLTEAHVAVSPGLGFGSYGDEYVRFALIENEHRTRQAVSSMRKLLSGTAD, encoded by the coding sequence ATGGAAGAGTTTTCACGCATTCGCCGCCTACCCCCCTACGTTTTCGCCGTGGTGGGAGATCTCAAGATGCGGCTTCGTCGGCAGAACATCGACATCGTGGACTTCAGCATGGGCAATCCGGACATCCCCACGCCCGCACCCATTGTGGAAAAGCTCGCAGAGGCAGCACTCAAGCCCGTCAACCACCGCTATTCCCTTTCGCGCGGCATACCCAACCTGCGCAAGGCCGTCTGTGACCGCTACAAGCGCCACTTTGACGTGGACCTTGACCCGGAAAGCGAAGCCATTGTGACCATGGGCTCCAAGGAAGGCCTCGCCCACCTTTCGCTGGCCATGCTTGAGCCCGGCGACGTGGTGCTCGCGCCCGACCCCACCTACCCCATACACAAATACGCCCCCATCATTGCGGGCGCGGATGTGCGCAGCGTGCCCATCGGCCCCGGCAGGGATTTTTTTGAAGACCTTGAGACCGCCACCCGTCAGGCCTGGCCCAAGCCCAAGCTGCTTTTTCTCTGCTATCCGCACAATCCCACCACAGAGGTGACGGATCTGGCCTTTTTTGAAAAGATTGTGGAATTCGCCAAGGCAAACAACATCTGGGTCATCCATGACCTGGCCTACGCCGACCTTGTTTTCGACGGCTACAAGGCCCCGAGCTTTCTTCAGGCAAAAGGCGCCAAGGACGTGGGCGTGGAATTCTACACCCTGTCCAAAAGCTACTCCATGCCCGGCTGGCGCGTGGGCTTCTGCATGGGCAACAAGCACCTCATCCACGCGCTGGGCCGCATCAAGAGCTATCTTGACTACGGCATCTTCCAGCCCGTGCAGATAGCCGCCACCGTGGCCCTCAACGGCCCGGAAGACTGCGTGCAGAACATCTGCGACGTCTACAGGGAACGGCGCGACCGCCTTATCGATGGCCTCAACCGCATCGGCTGGGAAGTGCCTTCACCCAAGGCCACCATGTTCGTCTGGGCGCGCATCCCCGAAGCCTTCCGCAAGATGGGCTCCGTGGAGTTTTCCAAGCTGCTGCTCACCGAAGCCCACGTGGCCGTTTCGCCGGGTCTTGGCTTCGGCTCTTACGGCGACGAATACGTGCGCTTTGCCCTTATTGAAAACGAACACCGCACGCGACAGGCCGTCAGCAGCATGCGCAAGCTTTTGTCTGGCACAGCCGACTAG
- the mtnA gene encoding S-methyl-5-thioribose-1-phosphate isomerase, whose amino-acid sequence MDDHIRFDHQTLELHLLDQRFLPEQESDFVCRTAQDVISALQTMVVRGAPAIGVTAAWGCVLALKEAQGPDWAARLELGMERIAAARPTAVNLRWGVDRMRNKWRSFGGAKIDQPALLTAFIHEAQSMQNEDVAICKALGRHGATCINDGDCVLTHCNAGALATAGYGTALGVIRAAAESGKKISVIADETRPFLQGARLTAWELARDGIPVTVACDNACALLMSKGLVQRVVVGADRIAANGDTANKIGTFGVALLARHFHIPFYVAAPLSTIDAATPDGSGIPIEQRPDREVTHVGETRLCPKDVPVFNYAFDVTPAEYLSGIITEKGVLLPPYGLSIWAALNDLSTGRSAGIAGAEPENGGSDAAPGRS is encoded by the coding sequence ATGGACGACCATATCCGTTTTGACCACCAAACCCTTGAGTTGCACCTGCTGGATCAGCGCTTTCTGCCCGAGCAGGAGTCGGACTTTGTGTGCCGGACAGCGCAGGACGTCATCAGCGCGCTGCAGACCATGGTGGTGCGCGGCGCGCCCGCCATCGGCGTGACGGCGGCCTGGGGCTGCGTGCTGGCCCTCAAGGAGGCTCAGGGGCCGGACTGGGCCGCCAGGCTTGAGCTGGGCATGGAGCGCATAGCCGCCGCCAGGCCCACAGCCGTGAACCTGCGCTGGGGCGTGGACCGCATGCGCAACAAGTGGCGATCCTTTGGCGGTGCCAAGATTGATCAGCCAGCCCTGCTTACGGCCTTTATTCATGAAGCCCAGTCCATGCAGAATGAGGATGTGGCCATTTGCAAGGCTTTGGGCCGCCACGGGGCAACCTGCATCAATGACGGCGACTGCGTGCTCACCCACTGCAATGCCGGGGCCCTGGCCACGGCGGGCTATGGCACGGCCCTTGGCGTTATCCGCGCGGCGGCCGAGTCGGGCAAAAAGATCAGCGTTATTGCCGACGAAACCCGCCCTTTTCTTCAGGGCGCGCGTCTCACCGCCTGGGAACTGGCGCGTGACGGCATTCCCGTAACCGTGGCCTGCGACAATGCCTGCGCCCTGCTCATGAGCAAGGGGCTGGTGCAGCGCGTGGTGGTGGGCGCTGACCGCATCGCCGCCAACGGCGATACGGCCAACAAGATCGGCACCTTTGGCGTGGCCCTGCTGGCCAGACATTTTCATATTCCTTTCTATGTGGCGGCGCCCCTGTCCACCATTGATGCGGCCACGCCCGACGGCTCGGGCATTCCCATAGAGCAGCGCCCGGACAGGGAAGTGACGCACGTGGGCGAAACACGCCTGTGCCCCAAGGACGTCCCTGTATTCAATTATGCCTTTGACGTGACCCCTGCGGAATATCTCTCCGGCATCATTACTGAAAAAGGCGTATTGCTCCCGCCGTACGGGCTGTCCATCTGGGCCGCGCTCAATGACCTGAGCACCGGCCGCAGCGCGGGCATCGCCGGGGCAGAGCCGGAAAACGGGGGCAGTGACGCTGCGCCCGGCAGGAGCTAG
- a CDS encoding TIGR04326 family surface carbohydrate biosynthesis protein, giving the protein MKELILVVGPGQPDLGPCQDASGEQSRQTVMQWEGWEPPRGHVSLPALLRADLEAIRAEHAAWAYDLGRLTVAGKEAQDWLRAGHALSMWWCSLLYERHPKMTPGLYTVYKLRALERFMDQEGISALCLSGGDDTLREVLADMCRASGRTFSLEQGAPAPLEPPTPLLRRLYKAAPAPVRALARYAHWLWSVRRRLPAAADAGKPLAPVRGPDGPVQTATIATYFPNVDVKAAGEGRFRSRYWENLHDVLHEAARKEGAPWVRWLFIRFPAPQLSLAQCAALRDRFRAEGKDGASFHYLEEFLRHRDLWAALWRYLRLCFGSRKLEPAVRPAFRFAGSLVNFWPYLEPYWVESFRGWRCLERCLQQRAFDVYARAAGPQRWTLFPLENCPWERMLTVAMREAGAAATPCSEPTAGPVIGAQHSTVRPTDFRYFDDPRTFTPPCDAFQPDAVRGNGQSACAQWLEAGVPTERLGEVEALRYLYLAEKTRGAAAPGAHAASGTGANSPAADSPEADRPAATSPGLDNPAGQEAGTAGASGGVAAGQSKRLLVVTSFFKDETEAHLVLLARALHAGVLKGWQLVVKPHPYLPVEERLRALLGRRASEVRIALGAIGEELAPGVVVWSSNSTTVALEAALMGLPVMSMLPVNDFDLCPLQDVALLPRTGSVEDVAQALSTAAPLQLPPDYLDLDPALPRWKKLLGV; this is encoded by the coding sequence ATGAAGGAACTCATCCTCGTCGTCGGCCCCGGTCAGCCGGACCTTGGCCCCTGCCAGGACGCCAGCGGCGAACAATCCCGACAGACCGTCATGCAGTGGGAGGGCTGGGAGCCGCCCAGGGGGCACGTTTCATTGCCTGCCCTTCTGCGCGCCGACCTTGAAGCCATCCGCGCGGAGCATGCGGCCTGGGCCTATGATCTGGGGCGGCTGACCGTGGCGGGCAAGGAGGCGCAGGACTGGCTGCGGGCCGGGCACGCGCTGTCCATGTGGTGGTGCTCCCTGCTGTATGAGCGCCATCCCAAGATGACGCCGGGCCTGTATACCGTGTACAAGCTGCGCGCCCTTGAGCGCTTTATGGATCAGGAGGGCATTTCGGCCCTGTGTCTCAGCGGCGGGGATGACACCCTGCGCGAGGTTCTGGCCGACATGTGCCGCGCTTCCGGCCGGACGTTTTCCCTTGAGCAGGGCGCGCCAGCGCCTCTGGAGCCGCCAACGCCCCTTTTGCGCCGTCTGTACAAAGCCGCGCCCGCGCCTGTGCGCGCTCTGGCCCGGTATGCCCACTGGCTGTGGAGCGTGCGGCGCAGGCTGCCCGCAGCGGCAGACGCGGGCAAACCCCTCGCCCCTGTGCGGGGGCCGGACGGGCCGGTGCAAACGGCCACCATTGCCACCTACTTTCCCAATGTGGACGTGAAGGCCGCCGGTGAGGGACGCTTTCGCTCCCGCTACTGGGAAAACCTGCACGACGTGCTGCATGAAGCTGCCAGAAAGGAAGGCGCGCCCTGGGTGCGCTGGCTTTTCATCCGTTTTCCCGCGCCGCAGCTCAGCCTCGCGCAGTGCGCGGCCCTGCGCGACCGGTTCCGCGCCGAAGGCAAGGACGGGGCCAGCTTTCACTACCTTGAGGAATTTTTGCGCCACCGCGACCTGTGGGCGGCCCTGTGGCGGTATCTGCGCCTGTGTTTTGGCAGCAGAAAGCTTGAGCCCGCCGTGCGCCCCGCCTTCCGCTTTGCCGGTTCGCTGGTCAATTTCTGGCCGTACCTTGAGCCTTACTGGGTCGAATCCTTCAGAGGCTGGCGCTGCCTTGAGCGTTGCCTGCAGCAGCGCGCCTTTGACGTGTACGCCAGGGCGGCGGGCCCGCAACGCTGGACGCTCTTTCCGCTGGAGAACTGCCCCTGGGAGCGCATGCTCACCGTGGCCATGCGCGAGGCGGGAGCCGCCGCCACGCCGTGTTCCGAGCCAACCGCCGGGCCGGTCATCGGGGCGCAGCATTCCACCGTGCGGCCCACGGATTTTCGCTATTTTGACGACCCCCGCACCTTCACGCCCCCCTGCGACGCCTTTCAGCCCGACGCTGTGCGCGGCAACGGGCAGTCGGCCTGTGCGCAATGGCTTGAGGCGGGCGTTCCCACCGAGCGGCTTGGCGAGGTGGAAGCGCTGCGCTATCTCTACCTTGCCGAAAAAACGCGCGGCGCGGCCGCCCCAGGCGCTCATGCCGCAAGCGGCACCGGGGCAAACAGTCCCGCAGCAGACAGTCCAGAAGCAGACAGGCCTGCGGCAACCAGCCCCGGCCTGGACAATCCCGCAGGGCAGGAAGCCGGAACCGCCGGGGCCAGCGGAGGCGTCGCAGCCGGGCAGTCGAAACGTCTTCTGGTTGTCACCAGCTTTTTCAAGGATGAAACCGAGGCCCATCTGGTTCTGCTGGCCCGCGCCCTGCATGCGGGCGTGCTCAAGGGCTGGCAGCTTGTGGTAAAACCCCACCCCTACCTGCCGGTGGAGGAGCGCCTGCGCGCCCTGCTGGGCCGTCGCGCCTCTGAAGTGCGCATCGCTCTGGGGGCCATAGGCGAGGAACTTGCGCCGGGGGTTGTGGTATGGTCTTCCAACTCCACCACGGTGGCTCTTGAGGCCGCCCTGATGGGGTTGCCGGTCATGAGCATGCTGCCGGTCAACGACTTTGATCTGTGTCCTTTGCAGGATGTGGCGCTTTTGCCGCGCACCGGCAGCGTTGAGGATGTGGCCCAGGCCCTGTCCACCGCCGCGCCGCTGCAACTGCCGCCCGACTATCTGGATCTGGACCCGGCCCTGCCGCGCTGGAAAAAGCTGCTTGGAGTGTAA